A single region of the Vicia villosa cultivar HV-30 ecotype Madison, WI unplaced genomic scaffold, Vvil1.0 ctg.002549F_1_1, whole genome shotgun sequence genome encodes:
- the LOC131639173 gene encoding uncharacterized protein LOC131639173 has product MDNRTRLRVQNKKPIKRSGKKPLVKKFLDYLKSDTFLYAPLISPQPCGFPSTNDFKVVELKKPMKKRHWFKEYIKSQGYMYDTVLELPLSPQESLKDGKVITKYVSAGSSPTNVNKLQDNGLGNMNQRSENHLSPTRLSDRLTRLQKENAKHNVYQTCRTTSALGNVTLNSQLRAHT; this is encoded by the exons ATGGATAACAGAACACGATTAAGAGTTCAAAACAAGAAGCCAATCAAGCGCAGCGGAAAGAAACCGTTGGTGAAAAAGTTTCTGGATTATCTTAAGTCTGATACTTTTTTGTATGCTCCTCTTATCTCTCCTCAGCCTTGTGGTTTTCCATCAACCAATGACTTCAAAG TGGTGGAGCTGAAAAAGCCTATGAAAAAGAGGCACTGGTTTAAGGAGTATATAAAATCTCAGGGTTATATGTATGATACTGTTCTTGAGCTTCCACTTTCACCTCAAG AATCTCTGAAGGACGGTAAAGTGATAACGAAGTATGTTTCAGCTGGAAGTTCACCAACGAATGTCAATAAACTCCAAGATAATGGCTTAGGAAATATGAACCAAAGGTCTGAAAACCATCTTTCTCCAACCCGCCTCTCTGATCGACTTACTCGGCTACAAAAGGAAAATGCGAAACACAATGTGTACCAAACTTGTCGCACAACTTCAGCTTTAG GAAATGTGACCCTCAACTCACAGCTGAGAGCTCATACTTGA